Proteins encoded in a region of the Zea mays cultivar B73 chromosome 2, Zm-B73-REFERENCE-NAM-5.0, whole genome shotgun sequence genome:
- the LOC103649038 gene encoding uncharacterized protein — MEFSKKGQAPMPNNIGLQPLPSSNVQSNQIEYPSMFYPSSLPGDWSLYMGTSVPVSSYYIVPVNQQSVQLGASRPEVSCPAQPLLSRVSLRPPQQVLNIQTSFPAMARLQSSPSMAGRKSQQKVACPKVQMLKSLSFQSSNKRSAQKEPTSKVQHHQLESVRSKFRESLIAALSLDSDQQNRSQSPDNVQSDGSTDKFKPAAGDVVQDLVANTSKDVCTTNSGIATTVAPSRCEENEKLISDLASQMTMSINDGMQQPSNQVSSEDDLLGQCMVAEELLQGHGLSWVSDHVVGISKPNAEPNDLKSLRTSDVESESKRMKSANELAMDEEKFNQRPESLAFRIEEEPFKLFRGVNKKYKEKGRSLLFNLKDKSNPELRERVSSGDIAPERLCSMTTASKELSEWRLAKVEEFAQMVVLPNMEVDPRSLVRKTHKGEFQVEVEEPDGTEMYIYNKLI, encoded by the coding sequence ATGGAATTCTCAAAGAAAGGGCAGGCACCCATGCCAAACAACATCGGACTACAACCACTGCCCTCTTCAAATGTCCAATCTAATCAAATAGAGTATCCATCTATGTTTTATCCATCATCATTGCCTGGTGACTGGAGTTTATATATGGGAACCTCAGTACCAGTTAGCTCATATTATATTGTCCCCGTGAATCAGCAATCAGTCCAGCTAGGTGCTTCGAGGCCAGAGGTTTCATGTCCGGCACAACCTTTGCTAAGTAGGGTATCATTGAGGCCACCCCAGCAGGTGCTAAATATTCAAACATCTTTTCCAGCAATGGCTAGATTACAATCCTCACCATCTATGGCAGGCAGGAAATCACAACAGAAAGTTGCTTGTCCAAAGGTTCAAATGCTGAAATCTCTATCATTCCAGTCATCTAATAAGCGGTCTGCACAGAAGGAGCCAACGTCAAAGGTCCAGCATCATCAACTTGAATCTGTTAGGTCCAAGTTCAGGGAGTCACTTATTGCTGCGCTGAGTTTGGATTCGGATCAGCAGAATAGGAGTCAATCTCCTGATAATGTGCAGTCTGATGGTTCTACAGATAAATTCAAACCGGCAGCAGGAGATGTGGTACAGGATTTAGTGGCAAACACATCAAAAGATGTGTGCACAACCAATTCAGGTATAGCCACAACTGTAGCTCCTAGTAGATGTGAGGAAAATGAGAAGTTAATCAGTGATTTAGCTTCACAGATGACCATGAGTATCAATGATGGCATGCAGCAACCGTCAAATCAGGTTTCTTCAGAAGACGACTTATTAGGTCAGTGTATGGTTGCAGAAGAACTTTTGCAAGGTCACGGGCTTAGTTGGGTTTCTGATCATGTTGTTGGGATTTCTAAACCTAACGCAGAACCTAATGATTTAAAAAGTCTGCGAACTTCTGATGTGGAGTCTGAGTCAAAAagaatgaagtctgctaatgaaTTAGCAATGGATGAGGAGAAATTTAATCAAAGGCCTGAAAGTTTGGCGTTTAGAATTGAAGAGGAGCCGTTCAAATTGTTTCGTGGGGTAAATAAGAAGTACAAGGAAAAGGGCAGATCTCTTTTGTTTAATTTGAAAGACAAAAGCAACCCTGAGCTAAGAGAGAGGGTTTCGTCTGGAGATATTGCGCCTGAACGCCTTTGTTCAATGACTACAGCCTCCAAAGAACTCTCAGAGTGGCGGCTGGCTAAAGTTGAGGAGTTTGCACAGATGGTTGTCCTTCCGAATATGGAGGTTGACCCAAGGAGTTTGGTTAGAAAAACTCACAAGGGAGAGTTCCAAGTTGAAGTCGAAGAACCAGATGGAACTGAAATGTATATTTATAATAAATTAATTTAA